Sequence from the Trichomycterus rosablanca isolate fTriRos1 chromosome 10, fTriRos1.hap1, whole genome shotgun sequence genome:
TTAAGGCTTTGTCATTGGAGCTTGCTGATATCTTTGTGGACATATTCAACATGTCCCTTGCACAAGCCACAGTAACCACCTGCTTCAAGGCAACCACCATTAACCCCTTTCCCAAAAGGAATACAGTCACCTATTTTAATGACTACAGGCCAGTTGCACTTACTCTGATTGTGATGCAGTGCTCTAAAAGATCATGACTCACATACAGAACAACATACCGGACACCCTTGTCTCTCTCGAGTTTACTTATTGTCAGAACAAATTCACAGGAGATGCTCTGAACATGCCCATATACAGTCCTCTCGCATCTGAAGAACAAGGGCAGTTATGCAAGAACACTGTTCATTTATGTGTATTTGTAAAGAATGGGAGTGAATGGGAGGAATAAGGGATAAAAAGGAGGAGAAATTGAGTGTGCGCACAAGTATTGCTGTGGATTAGAGCTTGTTGACCTGCACTGAAAGACTACATAGAGTTTGGTAGCTGTCAGGTAAACGAAACTCTAAGGCTTGGGCATGGATAAAAATTCAAATTCAGTCTTCTTGCCCTGAGATAGTATATCAGAAACACCGCCTATCCGTCAAGCAGAAATTTAGTAGATCGACttgcctttaaaaaaaatgaatgggagtaaAATGGAAAAAAGGGTCTAAAAACAGGCATGGTTGGTTAATGTGTGCACATAttcaaaagctgtatacaagcatgTCTTTTCCAATCAGACCAAACATTTAGGATTTGCTCCCGTTTCGATATGAAGAAAATGAAGAAGATGAAAAAAATGCAAAGTGATTGCCATAATGATTCCATGTTGGTAGGTAGGTGTTGGTAGGTGGTTGCTAAGTTGCTAATTAGTTGCTATGCTAACGGGTTAGTTTTAGATGATTGTTAGGTTGTTGCTAGGCAGTGGCCAAGGTATACCAAGTGGTTGCTAAGGCATAAACCTAATGTGTTACTAGGTAGGGGGTAAGTCTAAATTTCAGGTTGGCCAAACACCTGCTCATCTAATGGTTAGAGATAGACCTGGAGATGCCTGCAAAACAAAGTGTCTTACACCCACCCTGAAGTTCAGTAAGGCTAGAATCTGGCAGATTTGTGATTGTGAAAGCCATGTTCCTTATCTGGGAGGAAAACTTGCTTTATTCTGATCTGACAGAGTTTTCCAACTCTAAGAACTgttttccagcaggacaatcCTCCATGCCACACAGTCAGGTCAGTGAAGGTGTGGATAAAGGACCACCATATCAAGATTCCATCATGGCCAAGAGGACCACCATATCAAGACTCCATCATGGCCAGCCCAATCTCGATACCCGAAAAAAACTCTGAGACCTTTCCAACCCAGGTGTGCTACCACCTTGCACAAGTCTATGTGTACAATCAGTTTCTGTTTGGCTGCTagaactacaggggttggacaatgaaactgaaacacctgtcattttagtgtgggaggtttcatggctaaattggaccagtctggtggccaatcttcattaattgcacattgcaccagtaagagcagagtgtgaaggttcaattagcagggtaagagcacagttttgctcaaaatattgcaatgcacacaacattatgggtgacataccagagttcaaaagaggacaaattgttggtgcacgtcttgctggcgcatctgtgaccaagacagcaagtctttgtgatgtatcaagagccacggtatccagggtaatgtcagcataccaccaagaaggacaaaccacatccaacaggattaactgtggacgcaagaggaagctgtctgaaagggatgttcgggtgctaacccggattgtatccaaaaaacataaaaccacggctgcccaaatcacggcagaattaaatgtgcacctcaactctcctgtttccaccagaactgtccgtcgggagctccacagggtcgatatacacggccgagctgctatagccaaacctttggtcactcgtgccaatgccaaacgtcggtttcaatggtgcaaggagcgcaaatcttgggctgtggacaatgtgaaacatgtattgttctctgatgagtccacctttactgttttccccacatccgggagagttacggtgtggagaagccccaaagaagcgtaccacccagactgttgcatgcccagagtgaagcatgggggtggatcagtgatggtttgggctgccatatcatggcattcccttggcccaatacttgtgctagatgggcgcgtcactgccaaggactaccgaaccattctggaggaccatgtgcatccaatggcggtgccgtgtatcaggatgacaatgcaccaatacacacagcaagactggtgaaagattggtttgatgaacatgaaagtgaagttgaacatctcccatggcctgcacagtcaccagatctaaatattattgagccactttggggtgttttggagaagcgagtcaggaaacgttttcctccaccagcatcacatagtgacctggccactatcctgcaagaagaatggcttaaaatccttctgaccactgtgcaggacttgtatatgtcatttccaagacgaattgacgctgtattggccacaaaaggaggccctacaccatactaataaattattgtggtctaaaaccaggtgtttcagtttcattgtccaacccctgtaagtctTTGTGCAAACATGGAAAACAGGCCCAGCATCATTTCTGGTAAAAAGATAAAGCTTAAAACAGCATTCTAAGCTAGAATATTAGAAGGACGTGGGGAGAAGGTACTGTATGCGTATTACAAAAAGAGAATAAGagatataaataacacttatttattaaaattaaacactTTCTTAtcgtaaatgtaaaaacaaacacaaacgaaGCAAAGCTTGAGGCATTatcttaaaattttatttattttatatacatacaataggatcttaaaaacatttaaaatcatttgcattcatttatttaaatccatgcaaatgtcaaataaatttGCGTTATCAATGACAATTTAATAATTTGTTCTCGTTTATTTATCCAATATCTCATTATCTTGGTCAACACTATCATACAATATGACTAAACCGTTTAACATCCATCAAGCTGCCTAAATTCCGCATAGACGGTCTAGTCAACATTCAATTACCATTCACCTGTTCATTTATAATAAGCAAACATTTAGACTACAATCGTGTTTGCAGTACATAGCTGAACCTCTAATATAACTTAATAATTACTGGACATTAAAAAATTTCAATAGCTCATCAAACAAGTGCATCCAGCGATTTTGAGTTTGGCTATTAAATGCCGTTTCATTTTGTAACGCTTGCTTTTAAGCCATAATTGACATCCAAACAGCATTGCATTTCATTGTCATTTgacttttaaatgtgtttgagGAAGATTATAGGCATTACCACCTACCTTGCTTATTTTTCTCTACGTCCTAGTCGTCCTTCGTGCATCGGTTTCCTCGAATGTATTGCGCTATTCATATTTGTTTTCAGTTCCGGGCAGAGGTATGTTACACTAGCGGTTGCACATACCCTTCATTGATTTGTTTATATCCTATTCTGTAGGCCTAGACTATACTAGTCTAAAGATTCTAAAGTGTTTAGTCATTAGCGATCCATGTATTGATTTTCATAAAACTCGATTTGTCCATCCCACACACAAACCAGGGAAGCTGCCTGCACCGGCTGTAAACTCATAAATTATTCATTATCAAGGGGCGTTGCTAACGCGCTCGAGAAGAAGAAGAGGGAGTATTCAAGGTTGATATCAATCAGCGGCTCATTCTCAATGCTCAAAGAGCCATAAAGTGCTGCTGGTGCTGGAATTACACATGAATACTTCACCTGTTAGCTAAAACTGTTTGTCCTCGCCCTTGAGTAAAACTTTATGAGACATGGTTTTAATGGTAAGGATGTACAAACTAAAAGTCAACACCATAAAATACACTCAAACTTGCAATCAAAATAAGCTGTAACAGTACCAAAAGTGATATGTTCACAATGTGTTTATTACAACAACTAATTTCTCACCCACTCACGACTTAATCAATCAGGGTCGTTAGTTAATTTTTCATGCCGTTAATCAACACCCCTTAAGTCACCACTTCACTTATCTTTTTGTGTTGttgcatgttttgtttaaaattctccacacattttctagtggactgcaggcaggccagtccagtacccgtaccctcttctttcgcagccatgcctttgtaatgtgtgtagcatgtgcaattgtgcagcatgtgcaattgtcttgttaaaaaatgtatggacgtccctggaaaagataataataataataataataataataataatacattttatttgtaacgcactttacatttgaaaacaaatctcaaagtgctacagaaaaaaaaatgaaatataaaaacaaatataaacatagcATTATGAGACATACATCATAAAATCAGCGGTTATCTAACAGTCATAACATCTGTTAAAAAGAAACGTTTTTAGACCCTTTTTAAAACTCTCAATCGTCTGTGGTGCCCTCAGATGGTTGGGAAGGGCATTCCAtagacgaggagcagcagaacagAAAGCCCGATCACCCATGGTACTTAGTTTAGTTCTGGGAATGTGGAGAAGATTTGATTTTGCAGAACGGAGCGATCGCGATGACATTTTAGGGGTAAGAAGTTCTTTCATGTAGGGCGGTGCATTTCCATAGATGCACTGATATGTAAGGAGAGAAATTTTATATTCTATCCTTGCAGAGACAGGGAGCCAGTGGAGTGAATGAAGGATAGGTGTAATGTGCTCGTGTTTCCGTACTCTCAGCAGGATCCGTGCAGCACTATTCTGGATATATTGTAATCTCTGGAGACTCTTGGTAGAAATCCCGATGAGAAgtgcattgcagtaatccagcCTGGAGGAAACAAAAGCGTGAACCAGCTTTTCAGCATCTGAGACGGTGATGGTAGGACGAAGTTTGGCAATGTTTCTGAGATGATGAAAGGAGGTCTTGCATAGATGTTTAATATTGGCTTCAAAAGTGAGTTGAGGGTCAAGTTTTATGCCAAGATTGATAACAGTTGAAAAGGGAGAAATAGTATGACCAGCCAGTGTAATACTGGTTATAGGGGATGACTGGGTCTGGAGTGAGGTGCCAACCAACATCACTTCAGTTTTTGCACTATTTAGCTGAAGAAAGTTGTGTTTCATCCACAAACTTATCTCCTTCAGGCAGGCAGAGAGTATTGAAAGAGAtgctgatgaagatgatgatgtgGGAGCAGCAGAATGGAGGGAATTTGTGTCAATTTTCATGTAAagttgtactgtatatcatcAGTGTAGCAGTGAAATGAAACTACATAGCGCTTTATAATTTGGCCAAGGGGAAGCATGTATAGGGTGAAAAGGACGGGGCCCAGGACTGACCCCTGGGGGACTCCGAATGTCACAGCATATGACTGGGACCTTGCATTTCCAATAGAGATGTACTCTGTTCTGTCGGTAAGATAGGACTGAAACCAAGCCAGAGCAGCATCAGTGAGTCCAATGGTGTGGTATAACCGGCGTAAGAGCATACCATGGTCAATGGTGTCAAATgccgtcttgaaggcagcatatgttgctctaagatcttaatgatcttaatgcattaatgctgccatcacagaagtgtaaatgacctttgccaagggcactgacacagccccataccatgacagaccctggcttttagacttgttgctgataacagtctagatgtttttgtctttttgtctttggtccagagcacacggtgtccatattttttccaaaaaagacctggaatgctgattcatttgaccacacagtttccattgtgtgatggtcAATCCTTGATGCGTTAGAGCcgagagaagtcgacaccgcttctggacattattaacataaggcttcttttttgcacagtaaagttttaagtgacatttatgcatgtaactctgtattatagtgcttgacaaaggtttgccaaagtaatcccttgcccatgtgctTATaacagctattgttgagtggcggttcttgatgcagtgccgtctgagggctcGAAGATCATGGGCATTATAtcatcagcttaagcttgcggcCTTGGCCtttctgcactgaaattcctcctgattcctttaatcgtttaatgatattatgcactgtagagggagaaatatgcaaaacatttcaatcattttctcacgcatttgttgacaaactggagattctctggccatctttgctcaccaaagactcagcctttccttgatgccgcttttgtaccaaaccatgattacaatcacctgttgacatcacctgtttggaatcacattattatttagctttttcacctcattactagccctaaaattgcccccgtcccaacttttttttggaatgtgttgcaggcctgaaatgcaggaatggaggtatattaacaaataaaattaagttgagcagataaaacatgaaatatcttgggttaaaactgtctgcaatcaaataaaagtcaaagtaaatgtaaggtacactgcacttttattttacttgcattttccatactgtcccaactttttctgatttggggttgtatattgaTTGCCTGTTTCTGTTATACATTCCCAATGATAAGTAGTAGAGcatgttttaaataatgtacTGCCTGATGGACTATAtatacaaatcagaaaaagtcaaGGATACatggaaaatgcatttttagtaccAATAGGTAATGCAGTAAAAAAGGGTAAAGCCAATAAGTTGAACAATatgttagtaattgtatgtgTGAACAGGAGGAGTTAACTACATTGCAAAGGGCCTCAATTTTAAGGTGACGTTAAAACCCTTGCCTAAAAAAGAAGAGTAGACGAGgagacatttttaattaatctgGGTCTGGGATACTTATAAGAAATGTCTAAAATGTCTATTTTGCAGAGAGACTGACAGACTTGTGGACAGGCTTTCCTTGCACAGGTGCTTTTGATCTCCTTAATATTCTGCATTTCTAGAAGAACTCTCCACAAcagtgcttgggtggtgcagtgataaATTACACTAACTCACTACCACTGGgttccagggtttaaatcccctgCAGtcctatcagccagtcaggcatctacttATAGACATGTTTGGCCCTGTGGACTGACGTTGTGTCAgggttgtgttactgcattgcaccctgACCAGGTAAATGATAGTGaatttttttactgtttgtatGATGTTCTTATTAAGAATGTTGCATTAGCTTTATGCCAGAACCTTTAttagcagccaaactgtcatcagtCCTCATTCTttttgacctctctgcagcctgtgacacagtgaatcacagcattcttttgtctactctctccaaccttggagtaactggTTCGGCacggcaatggatggcctcctacctggaagggcgctcctaccaagtgtcatggaggggatctatatcccctccatgcactctctcatccggtgttcctcagggctctgtacttggcccacttctattctctatctacacccgctctctgggtaaggtcatagcctcccatggcttctcttaccactcctatgcagatgacactcagctcgttctgtcatttcctgcttcagacacacaagtctcagctcgcatcccagcatgtctgcgagatatctcacaatggatgtcagctcatcatctaaaactcaatcccagcaaaacagagctgttacttattcctggagatcaatctccaacccaggacctagtcatctctcttgatgactcccagattagaccatctgataatgtaagaagccttggtgtcttcctggataaccagctgaccttctcctctcatgtagccaacatgacaagatcgtgccagtTCCTACTCTATAACATTAGGAAAATTCTGCcattggactactgcaactccctgctGGCAGGTACTCCCATGTCCACtgttaaacccttgcagctcattcaaaatgcagctgcccgtctggtttttaaccaacctaaacactgccacatcaccccactgctgtgttctcttcactggcttcctgttgcTGCActcatttagtttaaaacactgatgctcgcctacaaagccaaaaatggatcagccccaagctacctttgtggtctaataaaaccccgctctgtaccaccaacctccgagccactagtctcgctcgacttgatcctccacctaggactcgaggaagacaagcatcaaggctcttctctgtactggcacccaagtggtggaacgaacttcctctgtctgttcgaacatctgagtctcttgctgtctttaaaaaaaacgattaaaaacccacctctttacttaaacacttaagctgacttatacttacttactaacactcactaatactaattcatttcttgcaaaaaaaaaagtaatttggttctatcagggttttaacagatttgtgttcttggactgttgtctacttaaactagagtaaggtaatgttcactatgaaagcacttctgtacatcgctctggataagagcgtctgccaaatgccgaaaatgttaatgtaaaatgtagacactcctacttagttggttcaccttgtagctgtaaagtcagagacgatcgctcatctattgctgctgtttgagttggtcatcctctagaccttcatcagtggtcacaggacgctgcctatggggcgctgttggctggatatctttggttggtggactattctcagtccagcagtgacagtgaggtgtttaaaaactccatcagcattgctgtgtctgatccactcataacagcaaaacacaccaccaccatgtcagtgtcactgcagtgctgagaatgacccaccacccaaataatacctgctctgtgacagggGACCACCCTGGGACagtcctgaccatagaagaacatcatgaaagggggctaacaaagcatgcagagatacagatggactacagtcagtaattgcagaactacaaagtgcttctatatggtaagtggagccgataaaatggacagtgagtgtagaaacaaggaggtggttttaatgttatggctgatgggtgtattctaatcattttcttttttatcttttttatctgGGATTTCTTTTCGACTGTGGCATAGTGTGTTGCTTGTTTAGACCTTAGCCTCCTTAAAATTACTGTAAACTGTAAACCTAAACTGTAATGATTAAGTTCAGCTGGGCTGTCAGTAATTAAGCCTGGGTTCAATTTTTTACTTGCAcccaattattaatatatttttttaattggttGATTAGTCAATCATGAGGGCAACTCCTTTTTTACACTAGGCCAGTTTAtgttaaataactttttttttccaagaacgttttcattttattttcatcaaccactttatccgtGTCAGGCTTCACCAGgaaacacaaggcaggaattctCGGACATGGCAACcattcattgcagggctttggccatcccccTTCCCCCCCAGACATTGCCAGTAATGTCTGTGTAAATACCtagctggccaatagcaccgcaAACATTCAACACAACCATTTAGGGTTTAGATTGTTAGTCATTTACAATTCCTGTGTTATGCAAGGGTGGCACAGTAGCATAAATGGCAACTGTACCACGCAGTAACATGGATCCTGAAGACCTCACCTTTGGCCACTCTCTGTAAGAATTTTcgccaaaaaacatgcagaaggtaaacTGCTAACTTAGTTAATAAGAGCATGCATGGTGTCCTGTTATGGACTGGTTTCAAGATGTGTTCCTGCCCTGCACCAAGTGTTTCAAGGATGTTCTAGACTCACTGTGACTCtaatcaggataaagcaataactgaaaaaaaaaaaaatgactaaataaatacataaataaatctgtttagCAAGATATAGAGACTACAAAAGTTTGTAACTTATATATGAAAACCTTTACATGTCTAGTTTAGTGGTAGTTCACAATACTTTAGTGGTAGTTCATAatacttttttattgtaaataattCAATGTATTTTGCAAAAAGTCAAACAATGAAGAAAATGGGATTAATCTTTTCACTTTTTATAGATCACTTCATTTTACTTAATGCTGTTATCTAcactgtaaatattttaaattaaattaattattggcAATGTATGTAACAGTCACAAGAGCAAAGTCCATGATGCTTTTCGTTGAGATACCAGTGATAAGAGTAAGCTCCTCCACTACCTACAGCATATGGATATAAGTGGGGTTAAAATTAGTCAATAGTCCATACATTATTGAATCTTAATATTAAGAAATACTCATAATGTAACAATATACTGCTTAAATAAAAGTTTTCAATCcaataattattttatgatGGAGGGccggtgatagctcagtggttaaggtactgcactagtaaacagaaggttgccggttcaagccccgccaccaccaagttgccactgttgggtccctgagcaaggcccttaaccctcaattgctcattgtgttccgctcactgtgtaagtcgctttggataaaagcgtctgctaaatgctgaacatgaACATGTAAACATGAGTGAAAAGTTACATTTGTACATGTACATGAATTttctattattaaataatataaacaaactatatataaatatggtCAGGTGATATATTAGGTAATGAGCTACCTTTTCCCAAGTAGATGTTTGGTAGATGAAAGCAGCCACAGCAATAACTCCAACTCCTAACAACATGCAGTCCTCACTTACAGACACAAACTTTACCCTGTTGCAAACAGAAAACACAAGGTATGAGAATGGAGGATAATCACAATTTTTTAGtatttacttaacttttttaggaACTGGAAATATATGACCTAGTAATTATCTATGGGAATACCAGAATTctcaaataataacaatacaaataatattGTAATTTGTGTGTCAAACCTAGCGGAGTTAATGGGAATGTTGCAGGTGACATgtgatttttaatgtgtttctATAAAAAGATAACACACATAGGTGCTGTAACTACCTTTGATTTGGAGAGGGACTCAGACATCCAGTAACAGTTGTAAGCAGTGATCGGTAGATTGTCTTCTTCTGCAGGTAAATAAACTGAAGAACATACTTGCACAGGTGATGCAGTTGTGCAACAGGTATAGCTGGGTCATTGTGGCCTACAGGAAAAAACACAAGgccaaatatacactgatcagccataacattaaaacaacctcctgtttctacactcagtgtcaattttatcagctccacttaccatatagaagcactttgtagttctacatttactgactgtagtccatctgtttctctgcataccttttaagcctgctttcaccctgttcttcaaatggtcaggacccccacaggaccaccacagagcaggtattatttaggtggtggatcattctcagcactgcagtgacaatgacatggtggtgggctgctggagtttttaaataccgtgtccactcactgtccactctgttagacacgtctacctagttgttccaccttgtagatgtaaagtcagagacgatcgctcatctattgctgcgttttgagttggtcatcttctagaccttcatcagtggtcacagtacgctgcccacaggacgctgttggctggatgtttttggttggtgtaccattctcagtccagcagtgacagtgaggtgtttaaaaactccatcagcgctgctgtgtctcataccagcacaacacacactaacacaccaccaccatgtcagtgtcattgcagtgctgagaatgatccaccacccaaataatacctactctgtagtggtcctgggagagtcctgaccattaaagaacagcatgaaagggggctaacaaagcatgcagatgatacaaatggactacagtcagtaattgtagaactacaaagtgcttctatatggtaagtgaagccgataaaatggacagtgagtgtagaaagaaggaggtggttttaatgttatggctgatcggtgtaatacACCAgagcaaaaaatacaaattgatTTTACCTAATTAAGGTGTGTGATAAAAGTTCAGCTTACGAGATAGCAGAAGAACTTACCAAGAACTTCCAGAAAAGTCTCCACATATGACAGAGGATTTAGTACATTTACTTTAAATCCAAGAGTTTTTAAGATGATTAGCTCAGATTCTAAGAGTTTGTCCTTATGACAGCTGCAACCAAGTGACTGCAGGTATCTTGATGCCGAGCTGTTGTCAATCACCTACATTTGACATAAACATGCTAGAATGTAATGACTAGTACTCTACCTTTCatgactgtttttatttaatcttaCATTGGAATGATAGGCTAGTTTGCTGGCTATCTGCACGCTTGATACAATGAAGGTGTAAAGTTTTCCTCTCAGACTCTTAAACACCAGTTCTTCATGGCTTGCTTTGTTTCCAAATGTGGCACCATCACACACCTCACTCATGCTGCAGGAAAACAAGTTCCTAATGTGTTTCACCATAAATCTGTGACaagaaatttaaaatttaaggcACACTTTTAAACTGTGTGAAATTAAATACAGCAAAATTTTCATATTGGTCATATCACTTGCCTCTCTAATATTTCAACAGCGTGAAAACAAACTGAAGGGTCAAGTCCAAACTCCTTACAAATAAGGAATGTATGTTCTGTAAGTGCAGATAATTAcaacttttaattaaatgaaaaatatacatttcaataatttaaatttaatttaaagggGGCATTTATGCTTATACAATCTaaacacattacattttaaagaaattagctaacccaggttcgaatctcagtgatgCTCTCTGCCAGGCCATGCttctacacagatatgattttaataaaaaacggacccacagcaaccctgactaggataaaatGGTTGACATAGACAGAGATggccaatcaagtctgtataGACTCCCGGCCATTCGATAGCACAGGTTCGTATCTCAGAGATGGTGGGCTACCATAACAGACCATGGTGCCATCACTGCACATATTATAAAAGAATGAAACTCGCTGTGTTAGGCTACACACTTAGCAGAGGTGAGCTGTGGTGTCCCAAATACCATCCTATATACTACAGTGTGCGCTAAATAAAATTTAGCACACTCTGTGGTGTGCTAAATGACAA
This genomic interval carries:
- the cntd1 gene encoding cyclin N-terminal domain-containing protein 1 — translated: MNNVLFKSTASKTLIQSSPNQEKNIRFGETSFEMLSDFLTDLNNLNKSNLENVSSVCFKDRIVVEHTFLICKEFGLDPSVCFHAVEILERFMVKHIRNLFSCSMSEVCDGATFGNKASHEELVFKSLRGKLYTFIVSSVQIASKLAYHSNVIDNSSASRYLQSLGCSCHKDKLLESELIILKTLGFKVNVLNPLSYVETFLEVLGHNDPAIPVAQLHHLCKYVLQFIYLQKKTIYRSLLTTVTGCLSPSPNQRVKFVSVSEDCMLLGVGVIAVAAFIYQTSTWEKVVEELTLITGISTKSIMDFALVTVTYIANN